A portion of the Bacillus sp. es.034 genome contains these proteins:
- a CDS encoding tyrosine-type recombinase/integrase, which produces MQGSGTTIDQFLTWLEHEGKSSNTISTYHQELRKYEKWLQENHRELVDITHRDVQEYILFLEEKGKSPITTDKILGVIRTFSKFLKKPDITFDIKIKQGTKKDEIESLSKEDCEALLTEVRESTNERNVAIVYMLLHTGIRVSELCALDIADIDLETKQVSISDTHGAHRIIPLSEEVVHSLSDYMEAVQPQSALFVSKTNERLTERSVQYMLKKYHTNAQKLRHTFCQHLIDQGVSLEIVSKLAGHRDINVTKRYAKSRVSETEFEHAIRRTFSKDC; this is translated from the coding sequence TTGCAGGGATCTGGCACTACGATTGATCAGTTTTTAACATGGCTTGAACATGAAGGGAAATCATCAAATACCATCTCGACTTACCATCAGGAGCTTAGGAAATATGAGAAGTGGCTTCAAGAGAATCACAGAGAACTAGTGGATATTACTCATCGTGATGTTCAGGAATACATTTTATTTTTAGAAGAGAAGGGGAAGAGCCCGATCACGACGGATAAAATTTTGGGAGTGATCCGTACTTTTTCTAAATTTCTAAAGAAACCTGATATTACGTTTGATATAAAGATTAAGCAGGGAACCAAAAAGGATGAAATAGAATCACTTTCTAAAGAAGATTGTGAGGCACTTTTAACAGAAGTAAGAGAAAGTACAAATGAAAGAAATGTAGCGATTGTATATATGCTGCTTCATACGGGTATACGGGTATCGGAGCTTTGTGCACTTGATATAGCTGATATTGATTTGGAAACGAAGCAGGTAAGCATTTCGGATACTCATGGTGCTCACCGGATTATTCCCCTGTCGGAAGAGGTGGTGCACTCTCTTTCTGACTACATGGAGGCTGTCCAGCCACAGTCCGCGTTGTTCGTTTCAAAAACGAATGAGCGATTAACCGAGAGATCGGTCCAGTATATGCTTAAAAAATATCACACCAATGCCCAAAAGCTGCGTCATACATTTTGCCAGCATCTTATCGATCAAGGGGTCAGTCTTGAAATCGTGTCTAAGCTTGCGGGTCACAGGGACATTAATGTGACGAAAAGGTATGCGAAGTCACGGGTATCAGAAACGGAATTTGAACATGCAATCCGACGCACTTTTTCAAAGGATTGCTGA